Within the Mumia flava genome, the region GCTGACGCCGTCCGGTGAGGCGGTCGACTGGAGCCAGGTCGACCCGACGGGGAGGTTCACGGTCGCCGTTCCGGGCGAGGGCCAGTACCTCGTGGTCGCCGCCGCCGACGGGTGGACTCCGGCGTCGCGTCTGACCCGCCTGTGCGAGGAGGAGCCGGCGATCATCGTGCTGCACGAACGCCTGGTGCTGTCGGGCACGGTGAGCGACCGGACGGGCCCGGCGGCGGGCGCGGTGATGGCGCTGACCCGCACCAGCGGCGAGGCCGTGATGTCGGCGACCACCGACGACGCGGGCGCGTACGAGGTCCCGCTCCCGCCGAACGGACGGTACGTGCTCTCGGTCGTGCACGGCGGCCGTACGGCCGCTCGGCCGGTGACCGTCTGGGGTGCCTCGCGCACCGCCGACGTGGAGATCGGGACCGACGCCGCCGTCGCGGGGGACCCGACGTGACCGGACCGGGCGCCCGGGAGTCGCGCGACGCCGTCACCGCCGCGGCCGCCGAGCTCTTCGCCGAGCGAGGGTACGCCTCGGTCACGATCCGCGACATCGCCGAGGCCGCCGGCGTCTCCCCTGCGCTCGTGATGAAGTGCGGGGGCAGCAAGAAGGAGCTGTTCCTGCGGGTCGCGACCGTCACCGCGCCACCACTCCCCGACGTCCCGGCGCACCGGCTCGGGGAGACGCTCGTCGCGGCGCTGGTCGAGCGCTACACCGTCGACGCCGTCGAGCCGCTGACGCGCGCGGTCCTGCTCCGGTTGTCGGCGCCCGAGCCCGACGCCGTGCGGGAGCGGTTCGTGGCGGAGTACCTCGTACCGCTCACAGCTCGGCTCGACGGCCCGGACGCGGCCGTACGGGCCGAGCTGGCCCTGGCAGCACTCGCCGGGCTCGCGACCACCCAGCGGATCCTGCAGCTGCCGCGGTCCCGCGAGGCGCTGGACTCCGTCGTCGCCCGCTACGCCCCCGTCGTCCAGGCCCTCCTCGACGGCTGACCCTCCCGACCGTGCGGGGTCAGTCGCCGACCCAGAAGCCGCGGCCGCCGAACAAGTCGCCGTAGTCGCCGAAGCCCGACGGGCCGCCACGTCCACCGAGGTAGCTGTCGACCACGGCGACGCCGAGGTCCTCCAGCTCCGGAGCCTGGACCCGACCGTCGACGCGGCGCGCGAGCTGGTCGATGAAGCGGGCCAGACCCGGATCCTCCCCGAGCCGGAAGAACGTCGTCTGGGCCCCCAGCCGCCCGACCTCGTCGAGCGCCCGGACCGTCTGCGCGACGGTCTGCGGCGACGGCGGGTACGCGAACGAGACCCGGCCGTCCGGCTCGAGGTGCGAGGTCGGCTCGCCGTCGGTCACGACCAGCAGCACCGGCTGAGCGTTCGGGTGCTTGCGGAAGTGCCGGTGCGCGAGCAGCAGCGCGTGGTGGAGGTTCGTGCCCTTGTCCCACTTCGGGTCGAGCGCGGTCAGCTCCTCGATGTCCATCGCCTGGGCGTGCGGGCCGAACCCGATCAGCGCGAGGTGGTCGCCGCGGAACCGCGTCCCGACGAGCGTGTGGAGCGCGAGCGCCGTGCGCTTCATCGGCACCCAGCGACCGTCCATCGCCATCGAGAACGACGTGTCGACCAGCAGCGCGACCGCAGCCTGCGTCCGCGCCTCGGTCTCGCTGACCTCCACGTCACCGATCTCGAGCCGGACCCCGCCCCGCGGGTCGCCACCCTCACCGACCGTACGGACGACGGCGTTGGTCACCGTCCGGGTCACGTCCCACGGCTCGGTGTCGCCGTACTCCCAGGCTCGGGTCGCGCCGGACAGCTCGCCCGCCGCCCCGGCCCGCCGTACGTCGCGAGCGCCCT harbors:
- a CDS encoding TetR family transcriptional regulator, whose product is MTGPGARESRDAVTAAAAELFAERGYASVTIRDIAEAAGVSPALVMKCGGSKKELFLRVATVTAPPLPDVPAHRLGETLVAALVERYTVDAVEPLTRAVLLRLSAPEPDAVRERFVAEYLVPLTARLDGPDAAVRAELALAALAGLATTQRILQLPRSREALDSVVARYAPVVQALLDG